CTGTAAAGGCTGATGACTTAATCTTCTCTTGCTGGTGGCGGGTTCACCGGATCTATGACAGTGGCAGCATTCTTTAAGAAGTCTGGGCTCTTTGTGATGATCAAACTTGACTTTGGCAGGCCTACTGGAGACTCCTTTGGGGTTTCTATCAGATCCTGTCTCCTTCTTCTTGTCCAGAGGCCTCTTCATCATCAGGATCTGGGGTAACAGCCGGAGGAAGACCGCCTTCACCCACGTGGGCATGTTGTGGGTGGTCGGGGTGCGATAGTGGATGTTCAATACAAACACCGTCACCACAATGGACAGGGTGACGAAGATCATGGTGAAGAGCAGGTATTCGCCCACCAGGGGGATCACGAGAGATGTGGACGGGATGGTTTCTGTGATCACCAGCAAAAACACAGTCAGAGAAAGCAGTACTGAAATGCAAAGTGTCACTTTTTCACCACAGTCAGAAGGAAGGTAGAAGACCAAGACAGtgagaaatgaaataaagagaCAGGGGATGATCAGATTAATGGTGTAAAACATCGGGAGTCTCCTAATGTAGAAAGAATAGGTGATGTCTGTGTATATCTCTTCACAACAGTTGTACTTTATGTCATGCTTGTAGCCAGAAGCATCGACAATTTCCCACTCACTGTTCTCCCAAAATTCATTCATGTCTACTTTAGAGCCAATGATTAGAAGGTCAATTTCAGCTTTGTCATAAGTCCAGGAACCAAATTTCAGGGAACAATTTTGATggtcaaaagggaaaaaagtgatGTCCATTGGACAGGAACTCTTAAAAATCGCGGGTGGAGTCCAGGTTATCATGCCATCGTATTTAAGAAGAGCTTTTGTCTTGCCTTCAACTTGGAAGTCGCCAACCGCACTGCAAAGTAAATCAGACACCGTTAGTGACTCCCCCGTGCTTCGGGTCCACCTGCACCAAAGGCAGCTCTAAAAAAAGACTGGCTGTCGGGTACGCATACTTGTTGTAGAGAACGATGTCGGGCTTCCAGATCATCTCGGCAGGAACACGGAGAGTCTCAATGCCATCatattccatggggtcccaaCGCAGCTTATAATCATTCCAGATCTGAAGGAAATAGgagtcagttttaaaaattcttcactttcttctaatGTTAATTCTATAGTGGTTCAacagttttttgaaaagatttttgtttGAAGAGTACATGGTTTAATCCGTCATACCATCTTATTCTTCCTTTTGCTCTTAATCTTTTATGCGGATTTTGTAATAAACCTATCATCATACTATCTTTTAATAACAGAAATGAATTGCTACTAGAAGTCCTTGGAATGTGGACATGTAcagtgcaggggaccctggttcaattcctgggtcggaaagatcccctggagaagggaaatgctacccactccagtattctggcctggagactcccatggactgtatagtccatggggttgcaaagagtcagacataactgagtggctttcacttaaCTTTGGTTTCTACCAAAACCTGGGAGGTTAAACTCAAGGTGAACAAGATGGCTGAGCTGATTGGGGCAAAAATAGGTTATCCACTAGAAATTAGATATGTATCTATTGATTATTAATTAGCTGGTCAAGTTTATAGACTCAGTTTCCACATTCCATAGACTATGTTCAATCTCTAGTAGCAATCCATctctaataataaaaagatagtaGGATGATAGGTTTATTACAAAATCTGCATAAAAGATTAAGAGCAAAAGGAAGAATAAGATGGCAAGACTGATTAAACCAAATAGTGGGAATCTAAGCCACAGCAGAATCAAAGAATGGGTAAGCATCTGGCTCTGGAGCTCAAGATATAAGCAAAAATAGGAGACCTGAGAGCAGAAACCTTCAAAGGACAGAGTCAGTGAGAACTCTGTCAGTAGGTTCTGCACCTGAAGCTTGCAGCCAGGCAGCTGTTACCAGATTGAACTTTGGGCTTTGAAGATAGATAATATTTTATACTCTGTCATAAACTGGAGATGGAAAGTGGGAGTGCTAGTGGATTTTATCCACTGGACATTATTAAACTGACATGTCAGTGACAGTTCCCAGAGAAGAGTAAGGGACACAGGCACATACGTGACGTAGCCACAGGTTGGTTTCCATGATCTGGTTCACTTCATCCTGGGAAGAGGAAGCAATGTTATTTTAGCCTCAAATGTACCAGCTAATAGAAGTGAATCTTAGAGCGAAAATTACAACTACAAAGAGCTGAGCTGAGTTCGAGCTaatggaggaaaacaaagaagactGAAAAGGCAACTTATAAAAATCGaccaaaaatacaatatttccaCACTGGTGCCCACCCTGTCGACTTCTAAAGGAAATGTGGCTTTACTACTGTCTTTCAAATCTGACTGAAGCttcactttttctgtaaaggctTTCTGACCTCTGCAGCCCACAAGGCCTTCTGATCTcatgaaaggaaagaagggagagaatggagagtgggaggagggaggggacacccAGCAGACGGTGGAGGGCATCGTTGTTTTTGCCATCTTCTTCCCCAGCTGCGCCCCAGCACCCTCTAGGCTCTGAGTCCTGAGCCCAGCCACCCCTCGAGGTGTCAGCTCAGCTCATCATGGAGCCTTCCAGCTGGATCCTGCCACTCCCCGCAACACACCTCTCACTCCCGTCCAAACCACTGCCGATTGCCTCACTCattcattaacaaatatttattgagtacctactatgtgctctATGAATGCTGGGGTTACAGAAATCACCAGGATTGGAAAATACCCTTACctattggcttaaagctcaacattcagaaaactaagatcatggcatccggtcccatcacttcatggcaaatagatggggaaacagtggaaacagtgtcagactttatttttttgggctccaaaattactgcagatggtgactgcagccatgaaattaaaagacacttacccttggaaggaaagttatgaccaacctagatagcttattaaaaagcagagacattactttgccaacaaaggttcatctagtcaaggctatggtttttccaggggtcatgtatggatgtgagagttggactgtgaagaaagctgagcgccaaagaattgatgcttttgaactgtggtgttggagaagactcttgagagtcccttggactgcaaggagatccaaccagtccatcctaaaggagatcagtcctgggtgttcattggaaggactgatgctgaagctgaaactccaatattttggccacctcacacgaggagttgactcattggaaaagaccctaatgctgggagggattgggggcaggaggagaaggggacggcagaggatgagatggctagatggcatcactgacttgatggacatgagtttgggtaactctgggggttggtgatggacagggaggcctggcgtgctgtgattcatggggtcgcaaaaaatcagacacgactgagtgactgaactgaactgactgatgtgtgtctaatggagaagggaatggcagcccatttcagtatcttgcctgggaaattccatggacaggggaacctagtaggctatagtccatgcaaagagttggacatgactgagcaactaacacacacacacgtatgtatctAAGCTATTAGCTGGGAAGACAGAAAATCAAAAATAGATATATGATACAATGATAGATATATGATACAATGTaagatgcttccctggtggctcagatggtaaagaagctgcctgcaatgcaagagacccatcgatccctgggttggaaaggtcccctggagaagggaatggcaacccactcagtattcttgtctggagaatccccatggacagaggagcctgatgggttacagtccatggggtcacaaacagttggacacaactgagcaactaacacacacacacataatgtaaGATAGTGATAAGTcctacaggaaaaaataaagagggattgagtggtgtgtgtatgtgtgtgtgcgcgcatgtgcaCATTTCTTTAAGACAGGGTGAAgcaggaaggcttctctgaggagatgGTTTAAGTAAGTACCTAAATGACCTGCAGAGGGTCACGGATCTCTCTGGGAGAAACGCATTCCAGGCTGACATCCCAAATATAATGTGTTCCTAAGTAGCTACCACCTCCCAGTGGAGTAGATACTGAAGACACATCCAGAAACTCCCAGTGCAACACTAGGAGGCTGTTGATGGCCACTAGTGCCTCCAGTGGGTTCCCAACACATACCAACTTTTCTCCCCCAGACACATGAGCACCTTCCAGAGAGAAACGCTCACAGCTGAGGGAGCGGTATCCAAGGTTGGACACCAGCCCACTGTGGTTCTCTGAGCTGCTCTGCCCTTCTCCATGCCCCCCAGAAAACACTACCTCATCAGCTTCCTCCTTCAAAGAGGTTTGTGTCAAGTCACGGTAAGCCCCAGGGTTTTCAAACGAGTTTCCTTAACGGCTTTCTGTTGGTCAGAGCAGGCAAAGAAATGGACTATACTTGTCCATGACTTTACAATCACCCAAGTCTAAGGAAAATGCCTTCTGCTCATAGGAGGGTCACCTTGTGACCTGCAGATTGCAGCAGGGGCCTTGTCAATAAATCCATTGGCTGTCAGTCAGGAGTGGACTAGCTCTGCAGTCCAGAAAGGTCTCAGAGGTAAGTTATAAACATCTTCCAAAGACTGCTTCCCCTCTGTCCGCTAATATACTGTTCAGAGAACCAGAACACACTGTGAACTAGAATGTTGTGTTCAGAGAATTAAAATCAGCTGGCAATATCACCCAGTATCCCTCTCCCCATCTGTACTTGCACGGCCTGGTGGAGCTCCAGGTGGTGTGGGCCTGTTTCATGGAGGGTAGACATCCCCAGAGGTGTCAGTCAAATTGATGGATCAGGACCTGGTCTGGAAAGTCTCATTCTCCATCCAGTGTCAGACCACACCAACGGCCATGGGAATTGCTATCAGACAGTGCAGGTGAAGGAGGCCCGAGACCCCCACAATGCCACCCCACATTCTTGGAACCATCACCCTGTGCCTCTCTCTTGGGAAAATAAATGAGTTGACACCTTGATTGAATTAAAGGATTGGAATTACAATTTTAAGTGGACTCGATTCTGGAGCAGCAGCAACAGATTCAGAGGCTGAGATCAGAAAGGCCAGGTGGGCTACATTTTGAAAGCCTCTGGTTTGTCATTTCAGGTGTGCCAGGCCACCAAAAACAGGGCAGGGGCTCTGTCCTGGCTCCATGAGGGGGGCAGTAGACACACTCCTGCTCTGAAGGTCCTTTAGTCAGTAAACTTTGCCGCCAAGGTCATTCTATGCAGCAGCAAACACCCTTCTGTGCAGAGCCCTCTGGTGCTCTAAGGCCAAGTGTGGGGCTGAAACAGCAGTGGATGGCCTAGAATCTTCTAGAAGGGAGTCGGTAATTGCATGCCTGGGCTTTACTACATCACGGTCACCCCCAGGCCTCACCATGACTCAGTGGCAACCAAGAATACGGCCCCAGGGACTTGTGGGGCTCCGCATGAGAACAGGTAGCCTCCAAAACACTAATTAGGACTGAGGTAGTAACGTCGGACAATGTagactcagaggaaaaaaatttctaaagatgAAGAGGGATGTTAAGTAATGACAGAAGATCTAATCCTACAGGAAGACCTAATGATCCTAACTGTGCACCAAAAACAGAATTATATGAAACAGAAGCTGATAGAGCTgggagaagaaacagataaatccCCAGTTAGTTAGAGATTCCCAGCAACCAATAGAATTACTTGACAGAAGTcagcaaaaataggaaaaatctgAACAACAGGATCTAGTCGATGCATACAGACACGCCACTCAAAAGCAGCAGAACACACCCTTTTCCAAGCATGAATGGAATATTAACCAAGATAGATCATATCCTTATCATGAGCCATCAAACAAgcctcaaaatttttaaaaagttggaatCACAGTGTGCTTCTTACCATAAtggaatcaaactagaaatcaataacaagaaGACAGCAGGGAAGTCTCTAAATCCATGgaaattaaatttctaaataatCCATGAGTCAAAGAGAAGGTCTCAAAGGgaagcttttaaaatacatagaacTGAGTGGGAACAAAACCATAATACATCAAAATATAAGGGACACAGACAAAAACAGTTCTGAGAATAAAATTTGCAGCTAAATGCTTACATTAGAAATGAGAAAGTGGGCAGTTGGCGTTAGCAGAATTAATTTATTAGATATAGAATGAATAGACAacaggttctactgtatagcaaaatatcctatgataaaccatagtgaaaaagaatttttttaaaaaaatgtgtatatattatatatatctagctgaatcacttcgctgtacaacAGATATTGATACAACATTGTAACATTTATTAAAGGAAtgagtgggggcttccctggtggctcaggggtaaagaatccactcgccAGTgccggagacacgggttcgatccctgatcagggaagatcccacaagctgtggagcgactaagcccatgagctgcaactacctagtgtgtgctccagagcccgtgagccacagctgctgaagccgaCTCACCCTAGAGCCCTGCTCTACAACAGAGAAACCACCCCcctgagaagccctcgcaccaataaagagagcagcccctgctagccgcaactagagaaaagctcaagcAGCAATGAAAGCCTAAATAAACACGTTTATTtagcacagtcaaaaatgaataagtgcataaaattattttttaaaaaggaaccaaTGGACTCaatgctaatttaaaaaaattaaaagaatgagtGGTCCTGTCTAGGTGGGAGAAATCATCTGgctcacttttttaaaatcagtgtttaCCAGCGTACACACACTTCCAGCCTGGGCCAGAAGCCAGAGGAGGGGCCAGGGTCAGCCCGGTCCCCTGGGAAGTGTGCGGTGAGGAAGCCTGGTGGGTGGGCCCAAGACTTCACATCCTAATCCGAGGGCTTCCCCCAAGGCGCGACTGGAGCCACCATGCTTCTCCCAAGCAAAGCTGAGCGGAAGGAGGGCTCCTCCCTGTCTGGggcggccccccacccccgcccatgTGCCATCTGTCTGTACACCACCGTCTCACAGATGATCCATACGCCCCTCAGTCCGGGAGCCTGCCTATTCCTAGAATTTGGTCCACGTCCAGAGCCTCGGGCCAGCCTGCCCCTGCCACGCCTTGGAGTCCAGAACCTGCCCAGTACTGGGGCACCAGGCCCCACACCTCCTCTGCCAGGACCTAGGTGCCAAGATTGttcaaaacaaagaactctcgtCCTCCCTGCCCTTGAACAGGTACCAATTAATTTAAATGAAGACCTCCAAACACCCATCTGCTTCTCAGGACTCAATGGAACCCTGTATAACAGAAAGTgaactttttctttattctgtaaaACAGGAGACTTAGAGCAATTCATCTGTAGAGTAAAACAGGCATGAGCTTTGGGGTTAAACAGGCTTGACTGAACTGCAGGGCTGCCATCTGTAATCACGTGTCGTTGGGAATGTGGCTGACTTGAGCTGCTCTTTCCCCAGCTATAAGATGCAAAGGACAGCCACGAAGTGTAGACGCTGGTACATAATAGGTGCATGACGAAGTCAACTCCTTTTGTATTCCCCCTTCAACTGCGCTCCTTCGCCTCTTGGCTTCATAAACTGGTTCTGAGAGCATTTCCAGAAATATACTACcttaacagaaataaatatattactttgctaacaaaggtctgtctagtcaaagctatggtttttccagtagtcttgtatggatgtgagatttggaccataaagaaagctgagtgccgaagaattgatgcttttgaactgtggtgttgtggaagactcttgagagacccttgggctgcaaggagatccaaccagtccatcctaaaagaaatcagtcctgaatattcattggaaggactgatgctaaagctgaaactccaatactctggccacctgttgcaaagaactgactcattggaaaagaccctgatgctgggaaagactgaaggtgggaggagaagggatcaacagaggatgagatagttggatggtatcaccgactcaatggacatgagtttgagtaaactccgggagttggtgatggccagggaggcctggcgtgctgcagtccatgaggtcctaaagagtcggacatgactaagcaactgaactgaacagaaataaTGACAGCATCCTCGGGGGAATGGATCCCTTGCCAGCTTTGAAGGGCTGATACTTCATAGATTcttgtttgttcctttttttttctttaagtttttgctttttttttttttttggctgagccacatggcttgtgggatcttagtttcccgacctgagatcaaacctgggcccttggaGTCCAGCATGGAGTAGTGCCCACTGGGCTGCCAGAGAATTCCTTTAAATCCCTTTATTTACCCCCATGCAGTGAGTGGGAGTTTCTCAGACCCTCAGAGCTGGAGCCCCTTGAGACCACGTGGTACCTGGTGACCCCCTCGCACTTACCACATCAGCCAGCTGCGTGATGGCCACTTCAAAATACACAGTGATCGGGTCGGAAACGTTCTCCACGGGCCTGATGAACTGGTTATAATGAGCGAACAGCTTGTGAAAGAGCCTCTCCTCCGACGCGCAGCCTGCACAGCCTTTGGGCCAAACAGAGGGCGGCGTTAGAGAAGCAGAGAGCGTGCCCGCGTGGAGGTTCCAGGGCCTTCCCTCCCCCGGAGGCGGCACGGGCATCAGCGTCCCCCAGGACCACGTCCCCTGGCTCTCTGGGCCGGGCTCCTCGCCTGTCATGGAGATGACAAGAGAAGGGCCTGCATCTCAGGGCTGGTGAGAGGGTAAAGAAAGTGATGCTGGGAAGAGCGCTTCTAAGTGGGTGGTCAGCTCTGTCACTGAACAGAACTCACCGTCTCGCTGATCTAGTCATTAAAgtcctgagcttcccaggtggtccag
Above is a genomic segment from Cervus canadensis isolate Bull #8, Minnesota chromosome 31, ASM1932006v1, whole genome shotgun sequence containing:
- the CHRNA6 gene encoding neuronal acetylcholine receptor subunit alpha-6, which produces MLPRGGQGALRFALCAWWCVFALCFKGCAGCASEERLFHKLFAHYNQFIRPVENVSDPITVYFEVAITQLADVDEVNQIMETNLWLRHIWNDYKLRWDPMEYDGIETLRVPAEMIWKPDIVLYNNAVGDFQVEGKTKALLKYDGMITWTPPAIFKSSCPMDITFFPFDHQNCSLKFGSWTYDKAEIDLLIIGSKVDMNEFWENSEWEIVDASGYKHDIKYNCCEEIYTDITYSFYIRRLPMFYTINLIIPCLFISFLTVLVFYLPSDCGEKVTLCISVLLSLTVFLLVITETIPSTSLVIPLVGEYLLFTMIFVTLSIVVTVFVLNIHYRTPTTHNMPTWVKAVFLRLLPQILMMKRPLDKKKETGSDRNPKGVSSRPAKVKFDHHKEPRLLKECCHCHRSGEPATSKRRLSHQPLQWMAENSELSPEVEDVIDSVHFIAENMKNQNETKEVEDDWKYVAMVVDRVFLWVFIIVCVFGTAGLFLQPLLGNTGHS